A single window of Channa argus isolate prfri chromosome 12, Channa argus male v1.0, whole genome shotgun sequence DNA harbors:
- the LOC137137241 gene encoding uncharacterized protein isoform X6: MGKFCFVVTTEMSLQVCHCGWSKVTTYHGLRTHQGKMGCLLKAASVADTEQQYMWANDLRLDVYTSLKTAGTQDFHSETSLHVCHCGWAKMTTYQGFRIHQGKKGCTPKGMKIPKKEQYHGKYQWEVEGAQKPLQPTKTKVVKKENLPESTSRDVCTGLAPATATIKEESNSYYALHFSNRGTASKAGHRLQEVSTLPQVKASVREDCTPRYSRAVFRPKEKKKPHQTLSETNSGAMRRSWCIDYYSEQKQIAATIKEEPKSPSVNSHSQRGTKAKVRHQLQDFITLEQNADSGAMKQSWCADIRSNHAKTAAAVKEEIKSPSLTQHYYSQREAGRQLQGGSTDMQPTCHTLPVSQRIKTATTAAIKEEPKSSFPNPQQSSQRATNSKSGRLSQDLSTDVEVKGLAMKHPKIPTLATVIQPKEKDRKDQTSPLVRQEKPKLLPKPQMKDDEVIVRAAERVSKVKKLVQMFSGTTAPEKAVHPKKHHRGEPKPSQAVKLKVQTFSTVPVQDAAAPPQHKDRNDQNLSQVPDTKIGVDRINPVAAGATEDPKASCESAQLPDMVTDIKVKELVRMFSAITTQETAVQPKKKKNHREEPKLPEPQPRRRPSIRALQTTDNIQERQDRTTDDLKNKLQMRAQTMARCTSTPCQGSLDAMWLEINSVFLEVMKTVEDAKKSLNLSLSSLRPTTVTMMQEIHQKLDKLVPVELKCLSKFAVDIKLDPTTAQLCCVSADGMKVSEENQQACDTQGMFGSILGLNSLKNGKFYWEVEVSNKTGWYLGVARSDANRKGKTSVKTNNGFWVIAHYEKEYEEYAALTVPPVSLSLKEKTQKVGVFVDYEEGLVSFYNVTAQSHMYSFTECSFSGEIFPYFSVHPKKDGSNADPLTISPVKHH, from the exons ATGGggaagttttgttttgtagtcACAACAGAAATGAGCCTCCAGGTTTGTCATTGTGGCTGGTCCAAAGTGACAACCTATCATGGCCTAAGAACTCACCAGGGGAAGATGGGATGCTTGCTGAAGGCTGCCAGCGTTGCAGACACTGAACAGCAGTACATGTGGGCAAATGACTTAAGGCTGGATGTCTACACTTCTTTAAAAACTG CAGGCACTCAGGACTTCCATTCAGAAACAAGTCTCCATGTTTGTCACTGCGGCTGGGCCAAAATGACAACTTATCAGGGCTTTAGAATTCACCAAGGCAAGAAGGGATGCACTCCCAAAGGCATGAAGATCCCAAAGAAAGAGCAATACCATGGGAAATATCAGTGGGAAGTGGAAGGGGCTCAAAAGCCACTTCAGCCAACTAAGACAAAAGTTGTCAAAAAAGAG AATCTTCCAGAGTCAACAAGCAGGGATGTCTGTACCGGCCTTGCACCAGCAACAGCCACAATCAAGGAGGAATCCAATTCTT ATTACGCACTTCACTTCTCCAACAGAGGCACAGCGTCAAAAGCAGGACATCGGCTGCAGGAGGTCTCCACCCTTCCACAG GTGAAGGCATCAGTCAGAGAGGATTGTACACCAAGATATTCGAGAGCAGTATTCCgaccaaaagagaaaaaaaagcctcatCAAACACTATCAGAG ACAAACAGTGGAGCAATGAGAAGAAGCTGGTGTATTGACTACTATTCTGAGCAAAAGCAGATAGCTGCCACAATTAAGGAGGAGCCCAAATCAC CTTCTGTAAACTCACACTCTCAAAGAGGCACAAAGGCAAAAGTAAGGCATCAACTGCAGGATTTCATCACCCTAGAACAG AATGCAGACAGTGGAGCAATGAAACAAAGCTGGTGTGCTGACATTCGTTCTAACCATGCAAAAACAGCTGCCGCAGTCAAGGAGGAGATCAAATCAC CTTCTTTAACTCAACATTACtactcccaaagagaagcaGGACGTCAGCTGCAAGGTGGCTCTACAGATATGCAG CCTACCTGTCATACTTTGCCAGTGTCACAGAGAATTAAGACTGCAACCACAGCCGCAATCAAGGAGGAACCAAAATCAT CTTTTCCAAATCCACAACAGTCTTCTCAAAGAGCCACAAATTCAAAGTCAGGCAGGCTCTCACAGGATCTCTCAACTGATGTGGAG GTAAAAGGCTTGGCCATGAAGCATCCAAAAATTCCAACACTGGCAACAGTAATCCAGCCTaaggagaaagacaggaaggaCCAGACATCACCACTG GTGAGGCAAGAAAAACCTAAATTACTGCCAAAACCTCAGATGAAGGATGATGAAGTGATTGTGAGAGCAGCAGAAAGAGTCTCTAAA gTGAAGAAACTGGTCCAGATGTTTTCGGGTACCACAGCGCCAGAAAAAGCAGTCCATCCAAAGAAGCATCACAGAGGGGAACCAAAACCATCACAGGCG gTGAAACTAAAGgttcaaacattttcaactgtCCCAGTCCAAGATGCAGCTGCTCCACCACAGCATAAAGACAGGAATGATCAAAATCTATCACAG GTGCCAGATACAAAAATTGGTGTTGACCGAATAAATCCAGTCGCAGCAGGAGCCACAGAAGATCCCAAAGCAT CATGTGAAAGTGCACAGCTCCCAGATATGGTCACTGATATCAAG GTGAAGGAGCTGGTTCGGATGTTCTCAGCAATCACAACACAGGAAACAGCAGTTcaaccaaagaagaagaagaaccatAGAGAGGAACCAAAACTGCCAGag CCACAACCCCGGAGACGCCCATCTATCAGAGCCCTTCAAACAACAGACAACATACAG GAAAGACAAGACAGAACCACAGATGACCTAAAGAACAAACTCCAGATGAGAGCACAAACAATGGCTAGATGCACATCAACT CCTTGTCAGGGCAGCCTGGATGCTATGTGGCTGGAGATCAACAGTGTGTTCTTAGAGGTGATGAAGACTGTGGAGGATGCTAAGAAGTCCCTCAACCTTTCACTCTCTTCCCTGAGACCTACAACAGTAACAATGATGCAAGAAATTCACCAGAAACTAGACAAACTCGTCCCTGTTG AACTTAAATGCCTTTCCAAGTTTGCAG TGGACATTAAGCTGGATCCAACCACTGCGcaactctgctgtgtttctgctGATGGGATGAAAGTGAGTGAAGAGAACCAGCAAGCTTGTGATACTCAGGGGATGTTCGGCAGCATTCTGGGGCTCAACAGCTTGAAGAATGGGAAGttttactgggaggtggaggttAGCAACAAGACAGGGTGGTATCTGGGTGTAGCCAGAAGTGACGCAAACCGCAAAGGGAAAACCTCCGTGAAAACAAATAATGGTTTCTGGGTTATTGCTCACTATGAAAAAGAGTACGAAGAGTACGCAGCTCTGACAGTGCCACCTGTTTCTCTTTCCCTGAAAGAGAAAACTCAGAAGGTGGGGGTGTTTGTGGATTATGAGGAAGGTCTCGTCTCCTTCTACAACGTGACAGCTCAGTCTCACATGTACTCGTTTACTGAGTGTTCGTTCTCCGGAGAGATCTTCCCCTATTTCAGTGTGCACCCTAAAAAGGATGGTTCAAATGCTGATCCTCTGACCATCTCGCCTGTGAAACACCACTAA
- the LOC137137241 gene encoding uncharacterized protein isoform X8 has translation MGKFCFVVTTEMSLQVCHCGWSKVTTYHGLRTHQGKMGCLLKAASVADTEQQYMWANDLRLDVYTSLKTAGTQDFHSETSLHVCHCGWAKMTTYQGFRIHQGKKGCTPKGMKIPKKEQYHGKYQWEVEGAQKPLQPTKTKVVKKENLPESTSRDVCTGLAPATATIKEESNSYYALHFSNRGTASKAGHRLQEVSTLPQTNSGAMRRSWCIDYYSEQKQIAATIKEEPKSPSVNSHSQRGTKAKVRHQLQDFITLEQNADSGAMKQSWCADIRSNHAKTAAAVKEEIKSPSLTQHYYSQREAGRQLQGGSTDMQPTCHTLPVSQRIKTATTAAIKEEPKSSFPNPQQSSQRATNSKSGRLSQDLSTDVEVKGLAMKHPKIPTLATVIQPKEKDRKDQTSPLVRQEKPKLLPKPQMKDDEVIVRAAERVSKVKKLVQMFSGTTAPEKAVHPKKHHRGEPKPSQAVKLKVQTFSTVPVQDAAAPPQHKDRNDQNLSQVPDTKIGVDRINPVAAGATEDPKASCESAQLPDMVTDIKVKELVRMFSAITTQETAVQPKKKKNHREEPKLPEPQPRRRPSIRALQTTDNIQVKDKKHPETTQERQDRTTDDLKNKLQMRAQTMARCTSTNTVQPCQGSLDAMWLEINSVFLEVMKTVEDAKKSLNLSLSSLRPTTVTMMQEIHQKLDKLVPVELKCLSKFAVDIKLDPTTAQLCCVSADGMKVSEENQQACDTQGMFGSILGLNSLKNGKFYWEVEVSNKTGWYLGVARSDANRKGKTSVKTNNGFWVIAHYEKEYEEYAALTVPPVSLSLKEKTQKVGVFVDYEEGLVSFYNVTAQSHMYSFTECSFSGEIFPYFSVHPKKDGSNADPLTISPVKHH, from the exons ATGGggaagttttgttttgtagtcACAACAGAAATGAGCCTCCAGGTTTGTCATTGTGGCTGGTCCAAAGTGACAACCTATCATGGCCTAAGAACTCACCAGGGGAAGATGGGATGCTTGCTGAAGGCTGCCAGCGTTGCAGACACTGAACAGCAGTACATGTGGGCAAATGACTTAAGGCTGGATGTCTACACTTCTTTAAAAACTG CAGGCACTCAGGACTTCCATTCAGAAACAAGTCTCCATGTTTGTCACTGCGGCTGGGCCAAAATGACAACTTATCAGGGCTTTAGAATTCACCAAGGCAAGAAGGGATGCACTCCCAAAGGCATGAAGATCCCAAAGAAAGAGCAATACCATGGGAAATATCAGTGGGAAGTGGAAGGGGCTCAAAAGCCACTTCAGCCAACTAAGACAAAAGTTGTCAAAAAAGAG AATCTTCCAGAGTCAACAAGCAGGGATGTCTGTACCGGCCTTGCACCAGCAACAGCCACAATCAAGGAGGAATCCAATTCTT ATTACGCACTTCACTTCTCCAACAGAGGCACAGCGTCAAAAGCAGGACATCGGCTGCAGGAGGTCTCCACCCTTCCACAG ACAAACAGTGGAGCAATGAGAAGAAGCTGGTGTATTGACTACTATTCTGAGCAAAAGCAGATAGCTGCCACAATTAAGGAGGAGCCCAAATCAC CTTCTGTAAACTCACACTCTCAAAGAGGCACAAAGGCAAAAGTAAGGCATCAACTGCAGGATTTCATCACCCTAGAACAG AATGCAGACAGTGGAGCAATGAAACAAAGCTGGTGTGCTGACATTCGTTCTAACCATGCAAAAACAGCTGCCGCAGTCAAGGAGGAGATCAAATCAC CTTCTTTAACTCAACATTACtactcccaaagagaagcaGGACGTCAGCTGCAAGGTGGCTCTACAGATATGCAG CCTACCTGTCATACTTTGCCAGTGTCACAGAGAATTAAGACTGCAACCACAGCCGCAATCAAGGAGGAACCAAAATCAT CTTTTCCAAATCCACAACAGTCTTCTCAAAGAGCCACAAATTCAAAGTCAGGCAGGCTCTCACAGGATCTCTCAACTGATGTGGAG GTAAAAGGCTTGGCCATGAAGCATCCAAAAATTCCAACACTGGCAACAGTAATCCAGCCTaaggagaaagacaggaaggaCCAGACATCACCACTG GTGAGGCAAGAAAAACCTAAATTACTGCCAAAACCTCAGATGAAGGATGATGAAGTGATTGTGAGAGCAGCAGAAAGAGTCTCTAAA gTGAAGAAACTGGTCCAGATGTTTTCGGGTACCACAGCGCCAGAAAAAGCAGTCCATCCAAAGAAGCATCACAGAGGGGAACCAAAACCATCACAGGCG gTGAAACTAAAGgttcaaacattttcaactgtCCCAGTCCAAGATGCAGCTGCTCCACCACAGCATAAAGACAGGAATGATCAAAATCTATCACAG GTGCCAGATACAAAAATTGGTGTTGACCGAATAAATCCAGTCGCAGCAGGAGCCACAGAAGATCCCAAAGCAT CATGTGAAAGTGCACAGCTCCCAGATATGGTCACTGATATCAAG GTGAAGGAGCTGGTTCGGATGTTCTCAGCAATCACAACACAGGAAACAGCAGTTcaaccaaagaagaagaagaaccatAGAGAGGAACCAAAACTGCCAGag CCACAACCCCGGAGACGCCCATCTATCAGAGCCCTTCAAACAACAGACAACATACAGGTGAAAGACAAGAAACATCCAGAAACTACACAG GAAAGACAAGACAGAACCACAGATGACCTAAAGAACAAACTCCAGATGAGAGCACAAACAATGGCTAGATGCACATCAACT AACACTGTCCAGCCTTGTCAGGGCAGCCTGGATGCTATGTGGCTGGAGATCAACAGTGTGTTCTTAGAGGTGATGAAGACTGTGGAGGATGCTAAGAAGTCCCTCAACCTTTCACTCTCTTCCCTGAGACCTACAACAGTAACAATGATGCAAGAAATTCACCAGAAACTAGACAAACTCGTCCCTGTTG AACTTAAATGCCTTTCCAAGTTTGCAG TGGACATTAAGCTGGATCCAACCACTGCGcaactctgctgtgtttctgctGATGGGATGAAAGTGAGTGAAGAGAACCAGCAAGCTTGTGATACTCAGGGGATGTTCGGCAGCATTCTGGGGCTCAACAGCTTGAAGAATGGGAAGttttactgggaggtggaggttAGCAACAAGACAGGGTGGTATCTGGGTGTAGCCAGAAGTGACGCAAACCGCAAAGGGAAAACCTCCGTGAAAACAAATAATGGTTTCTGGGTTATTGCTCACTATGAAAAAGAGTACGAAGAGTACGCAGCTCTGACAGTGCCACCTGTTTCTCTTTCCCTGAAAGAGAAAACTCAGAAGGTGGGGGTGTTTGTGGATTATGAGGAAGGTCTCGTCTCCTTCTACAACGTGACAGCTCAGTCTCACATGTACTCGTTTACTGAGTGTTCGTTCTCCGGAGAGATCTTCCCCTATTTCAGTGTGCACCCTAAAAAGGATGGTTCAAATGCTGATCCTCTGACCATCTCGCCTGTGAAACACCACTAA
- the LOC137137241 gene encoding uncharacterized protein isoform X11 encodes MGKFCFVVTTEMSLQVCHCGWSKVTTYHGLRTHQGKMGCLLKAASVADTEQQYMWANDLRLDVYTSLKTAGTQDFHSETSLHVCHCGWAKMTTYQGFRIHQGKKGCTPKGMKIPKKEQYHGKYQWEVEGAQKPLQPTKTKVVKKEVKASVREDCTPRYSRAVFRPKEKKKPHQTLSETNSGAMRRSWCIDYYSEQKQIAATIKEEPKSPSVNSHSQRGTKAKVRHQLQDFITLEQNADSGAMKQSWCADIRSNHAKTAAAVKEEIKSPSLTQHYYSQREAGRQLQGGSTDMQPTCHTLPVSQRIKTATTAAIKEEPKSSFPNPQQSSQRATNSKSGRLSQDLSTDVEVKGLAMKHPKIPTLATVIQPKEKDRKDQTSPLVRQEKPKLLPKPQMKDDEVIVRAAERVSKVKKLVQMFSGTTAPEKAVHPKKHHRGEPKPSQAVKLKVQTFSTVPVQDAAAPPQHKDRNDQNLSQVPDTKIGVDRINPVAAGATEDPKASCESAQLPDMVTDIKVKELVRMFSAITTQETAVQPKKKKNHREEPKLPEPQPRRRPSIRALQTTDNIQVKDKKHPETTQERQDRTTDDLKNKLQMRAQTMARCTSTNTVQPCQGSLDAMWLEINSVFLEVMKTVEDAKKSLNLSLSSLRPTTVTMMQEIHQKLDKLVPVELKCLSKFAVDIKLDPTTAQLCCVSADGMKVSEENQQACDTQGMFGSILGLNSLKNGKFYWEVEVSNKTGWYLGVARSDANRKGKTSVKTNNGFWVIAHYEKEYEEYAALTVPPVSLSLKEKTQKVGVFVDYEEGLVSFYNVTAQSHMYSFTECSFSGEIFPYFSVHPKKDGSNADPLTISPVKHH; translated from the exons ATGGggaagttttgttttgtagtcACAACAGAAATGAGCCTCCAGGTTTGTCATTGTGGCTGGTCCAAAGTGACAACCTATCATGGCCTAAGAACTCACCAGGGGAAGATGGGATGCTTGCTGAAGGCTGCCAGCGTTGCAGACACTGAACAGCAGTACATGTGGGCAAATGACTTAAGGCTGGATGTCTACACTTCTTTAAAAACTG CAGGCACTCAGGACTTCCATTCAGAAACAAGTCTCCATGTTTGTCACTGCGGCTGGGCCAAAATGACAACTTATCAGGGCTTTAGAATTCACCAAGGCAAGAAGGGATGCACTCCCAAAGGCATGAAGATCCCAAAGAAAGAGCAATACCATGGGAAATATCAGTGGGAAGTGGAAGGGGCTCAAAAGCCACTTCAGCCAACTAAGACAAAAGTTGTCAAAAAAGAG GTGAAGGCATCAGTCAGAGAGGATTGTACACCAAGATATTCGAGAGCAGTATTCCgaccaaaagagaaaaaaaagcctcatCAAACACTATCAGAG ACAAACAGTGGAGCAATGAGAAGAAGCTGGTGTATTGACTACTATTCTGAGCAAAAGCAGATAGCTGCCACAATTAAGGAGGAGCCCAAATCAC CTTCTGTAAACTCACACTCTCAAAGAGGCACAAAGGCAAAAGTAAGGCATCAACTGCAGGATTTCATCACCCTAGAACAG AATGCAGACAGTGGAGCAATGAAACAAAGCTGGTGTGCTGACATTCGTTCTAACCATGCAAAAACAGCTGCCGCAGTCAAGGAGGAGATCAAATCAC CTTCTTTAACTCAACATTACtactcccaaagagaagcaGGACGTCAGCTGCAAGGTGGCTCTACAGATATGCAG CCTACCTGTCATACTTTGCCAGTGTCACAGAGAATTAAGACTGCAACCACAGCCGCAATCAAGGAGGAACCAAAATCAT CTTTTCCAAATCCACAACAGTCTTCTCAAAGAGCCACAAATTCAAAGTCAGGCAGGCTCTCACAGGATCTCTCAACTGATGTGGAG GTAAAAGGCTTGGCCATGAAGCATCCAAAAATTCCAACACTGGCAACAGTAATCCAGCCTaaggagaaagacaggaaggaCCAGACATCACCACTG GTGAGGCAAGAAAAACCTAAATTACTGCCAAAACCTCAGATGAAGGATGATGAAGTGATTGTGAGAGCAGCAGAAAGAGTCTCTAAA gTGAAGAAACTGGTCCAGATGTTTTCGGGTACCACAGCGCCAGAAAAAGCAGTCCATCCAAAGAAGCATCACAGAGGGGAACCAAAACCATCACAGGCG gTGAAACTAAAGgttcaaacattttcaactgtCCCAGTCCAAGATGCAGCTGCTCCACCACAGCATAAAGACAGGAATGATCAAAATCTATCACAG GTGCCAGATACAAAAATTGGTGTTGACCGAATAAATCCAGTCGCAGCAGGAGCCACAGAAGATCCCAAAGCAT CATGTGAAAGTGCACAGCTCCCAGATATGGTCACTGATATCAAG GTGAAGGAGCTGGTTCGGATGTTCTCAGCAATCACAACACAGGAAACAGCAGTTcaaccaaagaagaagaagaaccatAGAGAGGAACCAAAACTGCCAGag CCACAACCCCGGAGACGCCCATCTATCAGAGCCCTTCAAACAACAGACAACATACAGGTGAAAGACAAGAAACATCCAGAAACTACACAG GAAAGACAAGACAGAACCACAGATGACCTAAAGAACAAACTCCAGATGAGAGCACAAACAATGGCTAGATGCACATCAACT AACACTGTCCAGCCTTGTCAGGGCAGCCTGGATGCTATGTGGCTGGAGATCAACAGTGTGTTCTTAGAGGTGATGAAGACTGTGGAGGATGCTAAGAAGTCCCTCAACCTTTCACTCTCTTCCCTGAGACCTACAACAGTAACAATGATGCAAGAAATTCACCAGAAACTAGACAAACTCGTCCCTGTTG AACTTAAATGCCTTTCCAAGTTTGCAG TGGACATTAAGCTGGATCCAACCACTGCGcaactctgctgtgtttctgctGATGGGATGAAAGTGAGTGAAGAGAACCAGCAAGCTTGTGATACTCAGGGGATGTTCGGCAGCATTCTGGGGCTCAACAGCTTGAAGAATGGGAAGttttactgggaggtggaggttAGCAACAAGACAGGGTGGTATCTGGGTGTAGCCAGAAGTGACGCAAACCGCAAAGGGAAAACCTCCGTGAAAACAAATAATGGTTTCTGGGTTATTGCTCACTATGAAAAAGAGTACGAAGAGTACGCAGCTCTGACAGTGCCACCTGTTTCTCTTTCCCTGAAAGAGAAAACTCAGAAGGTGGGGGTGTTTGTGGATTATGAGGAAGGTCTCGTCTCCTTCTACAACGTGACAGCTCAGTCTCACATGTACTCGTTTACTGAGTGTTCGTTCTCCGGAGAGATCTTCCCCTATTTCAGTGTGCACCCTAAAAAGGATGGTTCAAATGCTGATCCTCTGACCATCTCGCCTGTGAAACACCACTAA
- the LOC137137241 gene encoding uncharacterized protein isoform X9: MGKFCFVVTTEMSLQVCHCGWSKVTTYHGLRTHQGKMGCLLKAASVADTEQQYMWANDLRLDVYTSLKTAGTQDFHSETSLHVCHCGWAKMTTYQGFRIHQGKKGCTPKGMKIPKKEQYHGKYQWEVEGAQKPLQPTKTKVVKKENLPESTSRDVCTGLAPATATIKEESNSYYALHFSNRGTASKAGHRLQEVSTLPQVKASVREDCTPRYSRAVFRPKEKKKPHQTLSETNSGAMRRSWCIDYYSEQKQIAATIKEEPKSPSVNSHSQRGTKAKVRHQLQDFITLEQNADSGAMKQSWCADIRSNHAKTAAAVKEEIKSPSLTQHYYSQREAGRQLQGGSTDMQPTCHTLPVSQRIKTATTAAIKEEPKSSFPNPQQSSQRATNSKSGRLSQDLSTDVEVKGLAMKHPKIPTLATVIQPKEKDRKDQTSPLVRQEKPKLLPKPQMKDDEVIVRAAERVSKVKKLVQMFSGTTAPEKAVHPKKHHRGEPKPSQAVKLKVQTFSTVPVQDAAAPPQHKDRNDQNLSQVPDTKIGVDRINPVAAGATEDPKASCESAQLPDMVTDIKPQPRRRPSIRALQTTDNIQVKDKKHPETTQERQDRTTDDLKNKLQMRAQTMARCTSTNTVQPCQGSLDAMWLEINSVFLEVMKTVEDAKKSLNLSLSSLRPTTVTMMQEIHQKLDKLVPVELKCLSKFAVDIKLDPTTAQLCCVSADGMKVSEENQQACDTQGMFGSILGLNSLKNGKFYWEVEVSNKTGWYLGVARSDANRKGKTSVKTNNGFWVIAHYEKEYEEYAALTVPPVSLSLKEKTQKVGVFVDYEEGLVSFYNVTAQSHMYSFTECSFSGEIFPYFSVHPKKDGSNADPLTISPVKHH; this comes from the exons ATGGggaagttttgttttgtagtcACAACAGAAATGAGCCTCCAGGTTTGTCATTGTGGCTGGTCCAAAGTGACAACCTATCATGGCCTAAGAACTCACCAGGGGAAGATGGGATGCTTGCTGAAGGCTGCCAGCGTTGCAGACACTGAACAGCAGTACATGTGGGCAAATGACTTAAGGCTGGATGTCTACACTTCTTTAAAAACTG CAGGCACTCAGGACTTCCATTCAGAAACAAGTCTCCATGTTTGTCACTGCGGCTGGGCCAAAATGACAACTTATCAGGGCTTTAGAATTCACCAAGGCAAGAAGGGATGCACTCCCAAAGGCATGAAGATCCCAAAGAAAGAGCAATACCATGGGAAATATCAGTGGGAAGTGGAAGGGGCTCAAAAGCCACTTCAGCCAACTAAGACAAAAGTTGTCAAAAAAGAG AATCTTCCAGAGTCAACAAGCAGGGATGTCTGTACCGGCCTTGCACCAGCAACAGCCACAATCAAGGAGGAATCCAATTCTT ATTACGCACTTCACTTCTCCAACAGAGGCACAGCGTCAAAAGCAGGACATCGGCTGCAGGAGGTCTCCACCCTTCCACAG GTGAAGGCATCAGTCAGAGAGGATTGTACACCAAGATATTCGAGAGCAGTATTCCgaccaaaagagaaaaaaaagcctcatCAAACACTATCAGAG ACAAACAGTGGAGCAATGAGAAGAAGCTGGTGTATTGACTACTATTCTGAGCAAAAGCAGATAGCTGCCACAATTAAGGAGGAGCCCAAATCAC CTTCTGTAAACTCACACTCTCAAAGAGGCACAAAGGCAAAAGTAAGGCATCAACTGCAGGATTTCATCACCCTAGAACAG AATGCAGACAGTGGAGCAATGAAACAAAGCTGGTGTGCTGACATTCGTTCTAACCATGCAAAAACAGCTGCCGCAGTCAAGGAGGAGATCAAATCAC CTTCTTTAACTCAACATTACtactcccaaagagaagcaGGACGTCAGCTGCAAGGTGGCTCTACAGATATGCAG CCTACCTGTCATACTTTGCCAGTGTCACAGAGAATTAAGACTGCAACCACAGCCGCAATCAAGGAGGAACCAAAATCAT CTTTTCCAAATCCACAACAGTCTTCTCAAAGAGCCACAAATTCAAAGTCAGGCAGGCTCTCACAGGATCTCTCAACTGATGTGGAG GTAAAAGGCTTGGCCATGAAGCATCCAAAAATTCCAACACTGGCAACAGTAATCCAGCCTaaggagaaagacaggaaggaCCAGACATCACCACTG GTGAGGCAAGAAAAACCTAAATTACTGCCAAAACCTCAGATGAAGGATGATGAAGTGATTGTGAGAGCAGCAGAAAGAGTCTCTAAA gTGAAGAAACTGGTCCAGATGTTTTCGGGTACCACAGCGCCAGAAAAAGCAGTCCATCCAAAGAAGCATCACAGAGGGGAACCAAAACCATCACAGGCG gTGAAACTAAAGgttcaaacattttcaactgtCCCAGTCCAAGATGCAGCTGCTCCACCACAGCATAAAGACAGGAATGATCAAAATCTATCACAG GTGCCAGATACAAAAATTGGTGTTGACCGAATAAATCCAGTCGCAGCAGGAGCCACAGAAGATCCCAAAGCAT CATGTGAAAGTGCACAGCTCCCAGATATGGTCACTGATATCAAG CCACAACCCCGGAGACGCCCATCTATCAGAGCCCTTCAAACAACAGACAACATACAGGTGAAAGACAAGAAACATCCAGAAACTACACAG GAAAGACAAGACAGAACCACAGATGACCTAAAGAACAAACTCCAGATGAGAGCACAAACAATGGCTAGATGCACATCAACT AACACTGTCCAGCCTTGTCAGGGCAGCCTGGATGCTATGTGGCTGGAGATCAACAGTGTGTTCTTAGAGGTGATGAAGACTGTGGAGGATGCTAAGAAGTCCCTCAACCTTTCACTCTCTTCCCTGAGACCTACAACAGTAACAATGATGCAAGAAATTCACCAGAAACTAGACAAACTCGTCCCTGTTG AACTTAAATGCCTTTCCAAGTTTGCAG TGGACATTAAGCTGGATCCAACCACTGCGcaactctgctgtgtttctgctGATGGGATGAAAGTGAGTGAAGAGAACCAGCAAGCTTGTGATACTCAGGGGATGTTCGGCAGCATTCTGGGGCTCAACAGCTTGAAGAATGGGAAGttttactgggaggtggaggttAGCAACAAGACAGGGTGGTATCTGGGTGTAGCCAGAAGTGACGCAAACCGCAAAGGGAAAACCTCCGTGAAAACAAATAATGGTTTCTGGGTTATTGCTCACTATGAAAAAGAGTACGAAGAGTACGCAGCTCTGACAGTGCCACCTGTTTCTCTTTCCCTGAAAGAGAAAACTCAGAAGGTGGGGGTGTTTGTGGATTATGAGGAAGGTCTCGTCTCCTTCTACAACGTGACAGCTCAGTCTCACATGTACTCGTTTACTGAGTGTTCGTTCTCCGGAGAGATCTTCCCCTATTTCAGTGTGCACCCTAAAAAGGATGGTTCAAATGCTGATCCTCTGACCATCTCGCCTGTGAAACACCACTAA